Genomic segment of Paenibacillaceae bacterium GAS479:
ATTGCGGCTGTGCAAGCAAAATGTCATAGTAGGCGTTTAACGTCGCTTTGGACGGAATTAGCTTTAACTCGACATACTTGCTCTCTTCCCCGATTTGATCCTTTTTTTCTTGGTCTTCTTCGTCAGAGCTTTTAATAACCGGCTTCAATTCGGTTTTTATTTCATCGGGCGTTTTGAATGAATGGATCGTTGTCATCGCGATCGGAAAAACAAAGATGACGACAAGAAGAGCTAAAAACGCTGTTAGCACTCCTTTATATAGTTTGCTGCCAAATTTACCACGCAGCATTCCTCTACCGGATTCCATTGGGATCCACTCTCCTTTCCTCTGCTTCGAATAGCCCGTTTATAACCAACGATTGAAACGGCGTTCTACGCTAAACAGGACAAGAACCATAACAACAATTGCGCTTGCCATTAAAAACGCCGCGGAAGTCATTTTCTGATAATCAAGTTGCCGGATTCCATTGGGATCCACTCTCCTTTCCTCTGCTTCGAATAGCCCGTTTATAACCAACGATTGAAACGGCGTTCTACACTAAACAGGACAAGAACCATAACAACAATTGCGCTTGCCATTAAAAACGCCGCGGAAGTCATTTTCTGATAATCAAGTTGCTGGAACATATTGTTCATAAAATGCTGGAGCATGTACAAGCTCTGATGCGGGTAAGGCCCTGCAAGCATGTAAGTTTCGCGGAATACTTTGAAGGAATTAATAATGGACATGATGAACACAAAAAACGTGGTGGGGGTCAAATAAATGATCGTAATCGAGCGCCATTGACGCCATTTTCCCGCTCCGTCGATCCGAGCCGCTTCATAGAGATGTTCCGGCACGTTTTGCAATCCGGCCAAAAAGAGCAGCATATTGTATCCGACGTTTTTCCAAATATAGATCAGAATTGCAATATACAGCGCCGAACCGCTGTCCAGCCAATCCACCGGCGCCATGCCCCATGCTTCCAGCCAGCCGTTCAGCGTCCCATTCCGTTCGAAGAAAATTTGCCAGATCAGTACGACGGATGCGACCGGTATGACGAGCGGCGAAATGAAGGATAAGCGGAACCAGCGCTGCCCGTATACTTTTCCGTTCAGCATGCTGGCCAGCGTCAAGGACAGGATCATGTTAATCGGAACGCATAGAGCGGTGAACAGGAATGAATTCCAAAGCGCTCTTTTAAAGGAATTGTTGCTCAGCAGATCAATGTAGTTGCGGATGCCGACCAACTTTCCGTCGATCGGCGTATCCACAAGCGAGTAGTAAAAGCCAATCCCGAAAGGCAGGAAAAAAAACAACGCTACTCCTGCCAAGCTCGGAATTAAAAACAAGGCGGCATACAATCCGTCAGAGCGGAATATCCGCAGGAAACGGCGGCCGAAATTAGTTTTTTCCATCGGATGGTTCCTCCTCCGGCAGCGCTATCCTGAAAGCAACCCCGGTCTGTTTATTCACGACTTCAATTTGCGCGCCGATGCTGTTCAGTATTTGTTTGACAATGGCCAATCCAAGCCCGAATTTGCCGTACGGCCCTGTGCGGAAAGTGTTGAACATATTGGTCAGCATCGACTCTTCCACCTGCGGACCGTCATTGTATATTTCAACCGTCATCGACCGGGGGCCGCTTCCTTTTTCCGCAGTAATTCTAATTTCCTTAGAAGCATAACGGATGGCATTATCGATAATGTTCTCAAAAACAACCTTCCACTGCTCTCTGCTGCCCTGAATGGTCCATGCCGGCAAATCGACCGTCCACTCCAGATTCGCCCTTTTATAACGGAGACGCTGCACGACGTCCTCCAGCACTTCCTTGATTTCCAGTGGCTTCATCTCAGATTTGCGGGTCGTCGACGTGACATATTGCAGCCGGTTAAGCCGCAGTAGGCTGTGAATCTGTTCATCTAGCCGATCCGATTCCGAAATGATCGTTTCAATACTGCTTTCCAGGGAGCCCTTCGGATAGATCCCTTCTTTAATGGAATGAGCATAGCTGTGGATGACCATCACGGGCGTTTTCAGCTCGTGGGAAGTATGCTGCAAATACGATTGCTGCGCCTGATCCTGCTGCACGAGCCGCTGACGCATCGTTTCAAACGCTTTGGCCAGCCGTCCGATTTCGTCCCTTCGCTCAAGCTCAAACGGCTCATGCCAGTCGCGCTCCGAAATGCGTGTCATCTGTTTTTCCATTTCGTTAATCGGCTTGGACAAATAGCGGGACAGCCAAAGGCATGGCAGCCAGCATAACAACATGAGCGCAATGAGCAGCCAAATCAGATTTTTGAACAGGGCTCCTGCCTGCTCGTTCCGGTAGCTCCCCCATGTGTAAGAAATCAGCGATTCCTCACTGTTTCCATTGCTTTTATTAATGATGTAAAAAAGCGTCTGCCCTGCTACTTTGCCTTCATAGGTTGCCACAGTCTCCTTTTGCGCCAAGGTTTGCTGTGATATCTGATTGTACATCGATTGAGGCAGCTCGGCTGTAGTCGAAAACAAAAGATAGATAGATCTATCCTTATAATAGAGATGCCGTATATCTGGCCCAGTTATTCTAGTCGCTGCGACGTTAGTTGTGCTCCGTCCGGGACTGGTCGGAGCGGCGTTTGGGGAGCTGGAATCCTCCGTGGGAACTCTCGGAACCGCCGCAACAATGGAAGCACTTCCGTTATCCTCAGTTTTTGTCAATAAAATCCCATTGTCCGGATCAAAGGTCGAATTTTCAAAAGGCTGCTGCGAATCTTCAATCATGCCGTAAATCTGGCCGGTGAAAAAGTCTCTTAACATCGTTGGAAGCACCGAGGATACGGCTATGAACAGACATAACAGCACCGCTGCAAAAACCGCCCAGATCTTGACTGCCATTGGCCAATTTTTCATGTCTTCACCAGCCTGTAACCGGAGCCGTATACCGTTTCTAGCCTAAGATCCGGCATCTTTTTGCGTAATCGCCGGATAAGGTCATCGACGACTCGGTCCGTTCCGTAGAAGTCCTCCCCCCAAATTTGCCTTAAAACCTGCTCCCGCTGAATTAGCTGCCCGGGATGAAGCACAAAATACATAAGCAGGTCGAATTCTCTTGCTGTCAGGTCAATATTTGCTCCTAGCTCGCTTTTGACGCTCCTTGCCCGCCCTTCAATTAAATAGGTCGCAATCTTAAACGTTTTAAACGTCGCGTTTTCCCGGTCAGGCTGGCCGTATATTCGTTCCAACAGCTTGCGGGTCCGAATAACAAGCTCGCGCGGCAGAAACGGCTTGGCCAAATAATCGTCACTGCCTAGCTCTAGTCCGACAATGCGGTCCAAGTCGGCATCCCGAGCCGATATGAAGATAATTGGTGTGCTGCTGTTGTGATTTTTGATTTCCTTGAGCAATTGATAACCGTCCATTCCCGGCATCATAATATCGAGAATCCAAAGCTGCGGATGATCGCCAATGACCTGTTTGGCATCTTCGCCATTCATAAAGGTGACGATGTCCCAACCCTCTTGCTGCAAATAATAAGCAAGGATTTGATTCAGGTTCAAATCGTCTTCAACAAGATAGATGGTATACATGAGGATGTAGCTCCTTTTCATTCCCTGGGCTTAGTCTAACAAACGAATCCAGCCAAAATATCAAAAGATTGTGGGAAATTGTGTGATTGAAGTCATGAACCCATTATAAGGACAAAAACCTGCTGCTCGGGATTGATATTAACAAAATTTTGCTCTGTTAGGCCCATTTCGATACAAAAAATCCGGCGCCTGGTTTCCCGGCGCCGGATGGCTAACTTTACGATATGGATGCAATCGCGTCGTTGAACGCGCCTGCAACGCTGGAATATGAAGCGATGCCGCCCGTCAGCGTGCCTGTAAAGCTAACTGTGACGGAAGATTGTGCGGCATTTGTTTTGATCGGAACCCATGCCGTTCCTTTTTTATAATAGCCGGTAACTGTATTCCCTTGTTTCTCCAGCTTAAGTTCAACCGGCAAATTTACATAATCTCCGGCGATTGTCGTAATGGTGCCGGAAGCATTGCGGTACGAAAGCTCCGTTCTGCCTTCGGCGTTGACGGATAACAACACGCTTGCCGGTTGAGGAGTGGTGCTGGCGCTGCGAATCATAATTCCTGTTTTTCCGTTTAGACCCGCCGCGCCTGAACCTGCATAACGCAGCGACTGGATTTGAGACGTCAGCGTTATCGGAGTTGAGTTGCTCACAGTTTTGTTCACATACACGAATTGCTCGCTAGCCTGCTGAATTCCGCTGCCGGAAGCCCCAATGCGATAACTCCCGTTTGGCTGCAAATCGACTTTGCCATCGGCTCCCCCGATATAGGCTACACTCCACGGCGCTGCCGATTGCCTCACTGCAACCGGGAAGTTTTTCGTTTCGGTGCCTCCGCTTACTCCCGGTACCGTAACGGCAATTGTCGCCGTACCTGCGGCAACTCCCGTCACAACACCTTGTGCGTTGACCGTTGCCACAGACGGATTGCTGCTGCTGAAGGTCGCTTGGCCGCTAATCGCTTGCAGAGAGCCGTCGGGCTGCAGACGTCCGAGGCTAAGCGCACTTTGCGATCCAACATACAAGTCGGACGGCAGCTGTTTAGCGCGCAGATTGGTAAATGCCGAAGAATCTTTGTACACTTCGACTTCGGCTAACTGTATACGGAAGTAATTGTAATTGTCTTTGCCCAATTCGGTTGCTTCGACTTTGACATATCTGGCGTTGACGGCAGGGAATGTAATATTCCGCCTCGTCGCCGGTTTTTCCGTGTAATCCTGGGTCGAATGCACAGTTGTCCAGTTCACATTGTCATTGGATACCTGGATGTTGTAATCAACCGGGAAACCGGTGCCTGCACTTCCTTGATCCGCTCTTGGGAACAAGCTGACGGCTCCTACTTCCTGTGTTGAGCCAAGATCGATCGTAATCCATTCCGTGTGATTAACACCAAGATCCAGCGAGTTGCTCCAGCCATAGGAAGCCGGCGTCGAGTTGCGTTTGCCATCAATGGCAAACGGTGCGTTCCAGCCCCACTCAACGCCCGTATCACTGCTTCCAAATGCCTTTTTGCCAAAAGCCAGGTTGTCCGGTGTAGGATTGTTAAGAAGCGACACTTCTGCTTGTACAGGATAGTAGCGGATGAATGTTTCCGGCATAGCGTAAAGCCTGCCCTCGCCCGGAAGGAAGCTCGCCGACAGCTGAGATGTTGCCGGATTGAAGTTCGTTGCAACTTCAGCTCCCGTTTCTTTGGATACCTCGGTAACGGTATTGATACCGGTGTTGGAATTGATTGCAAACGTGAAGTTTTTACTCGTCGTCATCGATTTGTTCACGACCATCACGTAACGTCTTCCGGTATCCTTGTGCACAAAGTTTGTAACCACCATATCGTCCCCCGCGTTAGGAGCGGACACAGGCTGGAAGTAGAAGCTGGATGGAAGCTGCTCGGTATTTTCCGGGATCTGGCCGTAGTGGTAAACGTCCTTTGCATCCAGGTTCAGCAGCGTTGTGCCGAGCTTCAGCATGACCTTGTTCATCGCTTTAACCGGCTCGAACAGATCCGTTTTTTGGCCGTCTGCCGTAATAATGGCGTTTGTGAACGGCTCGCCGCGGCCAGTTGGTGTCCACCAGGTGAACCAGGTCAGCTTTTTGAGGCCATAAGCTAGATTTAAGTATACTTCATAACGGATAATCTCTGGGGTCGGCCGGATCAGCCTGTTGTCGATTCCGACACTTTGCAGGTATCCCGCCGTTTTGTAATTATTTTTCAAACCGATTTTGCGAATACGATCCAGCAAGTAATAGAAGTCTTGTCCCATGCCGTTAATGCCGAACGGATAGGAATCAAAGGTCAGGTACTCAATATTAGACGCACCGACAAGCCCGGTCCAGGTTGCCCAGTGGTCGCTGCCTGGCAGCAAATTCAGATGCGCAAGGCGTGCTGGATCCATCTCTTTGACTTTTTTGTAAAGCCGTGCTGAATCGTGGAAATCCTTAAGCGCAACAGGTTCATCCCTTATGAAATAACCACCGGTCGCCGGATGCGGCTTGAAGTGATTCACAAATTCCTCAACCTCATGGTCGGATACACTGGAAAGATCCTCTGAATTTGTAACACTGACCTTCATGCCTCTTTCTCCAGCCAAATCAAGCATTCTGTCGTTGATTTCGACGGAGGTGAGGTCTCCCGTTTCTACTACTTCAATGAAATTGACGTTTGCTTCCTGCAAGTAATCATATTGCTGCGCGTTCACATAATCTTTGGTCGGCGGCCAGAAAGCAGCAACCTTAAACGTGTTCGGAGCTTCCGGGGCCACGTTCGGATACGGCTTGAGGGTGACAGGGAATTCCTTAGTTTTGCTGGCGGCTCCTCTCTTCACCGTCGCGGTCAAAGTGACCGTTAAGCTGCCCTCGTTCCAGGCTGGACGCTTCATCACCTTGCCGTCTCCACGCAAGTAAGCAGGATAGGAGCTTGCCCAGGTTACCTGTGTATTCTCCAAGCTGAAAGTTGGCAAGTTCATATTCGTATAAATATTGGTCGTACCCGACAACGTCAGCCACTGATGTCCTACATTGACCGCTTCCTGATCGGTCAATTGGCTTATAGCTTGCAACACTTCGATTTCAGCGAATTGCATAACAAACTTCTGGAAATCATCTTTGGATAGCTTAGTTGCTTCAACCTTTAC
This window contains:
- a CDS encoding carbohydrate ABC transporter membrane protein 1, CUT1 family; this encodes MEKTNFGRRFLRIFRSDGLYAALFLIPSLAGVALFFFLPFGIGFYYSLVDTPIDGKLVGIRNYIDLLSNNSFKRALWNSFLFTALCVPINMILSLTLASMLNGKVYGQRWFRLSFISPLVIPVASVVLIWQIFFERNGTLNGWLEAWGMAPVDWLDSGSALYIAILIYIWKNVGYNMLLFLAGLQNVPEHLYEAARIDGAGKWRQWRSITIIYLTPTTFFVFIMSIINSFKVFRETYMLAGPYPHQSLYMLQHFMNNMFQQLDYQKMTSAAFLMASAIVVMVLVLFSVERRFNRWL
- a CDS encoding two-component system, OmpR family, sensor histidine kinase CssS — protein: MKNWPMAVKIWAVFAAVLLCLFIAVSSVLPTMLRDFFTGQIYGMIEDSQQPFENSTFDPDNGILLTKTEDNGSASIVAAVPRVPTEDSSSPNAAPTSPGRSTTNVAATRITGPDIRHLYYKDRSIYLLFSTTAELPQSMYNQISQQTLAQKETVATYEGKVAGQTLFYIINKSNGNSEESLISYTWGSYRNEQAGALFKNLIWLLIALMLLCWLPCLWLSRYLSKPINEMEKQMTRISERDWHEPFELERRDEIGRLAKAFETMRQRLVQQDQAQQSYLQHTSHELKTPVMVIHSYAHSIKEGIYPKGSLESSIETIISESDRLDEQIHSLLRLNRLQYVTSTTRKSEMKPLEIKEVLEDVVQRLRYKRANLEWTVDLPAWTIQGSREQWKVVFENIIDNAIRYASKEIRITAEKGSGPRSMTVEIYNDGPQVEESMLTNMFNTFRTGPYGKFGLGLAIVKQILNSIGAQIEVVNKQTGVAFRIALPEEEPSDGKN
- a CDS encoding two-component system, OmpR family, response regulator CssR; this translates as MYTIYLVEDDLNLNQILAYYLQQEGWDIVTFMNGEDAKQVIGDHPQLWILDIMMPGMDGYQLLKEIKNHNSSTPIIFISARDADLDRIVGLELGSDDYLAKPFLPRELVIRTRKLLERIYGQPDRENATFKTFKIATYLIEGRARSVKSELGANIDLTAREFDLLMYFVLHPGQLIQREQVLRQIWGEDFYGTDRVVDDLIRRLRKKMPDLRLETVYGSGYRLVKT
- a CDS encoding Ig-like domain (group 2) — translated: MRRRAILAMLLAVALVVGAVSPIGVATVQAEETTVAMAGQTNVALGKSVETSSSYVGSGWRAELAVDGKTTGINTASGEKGWTSTPVASNPTPQWMIVDLASASKINKVVLWPRNEEGTHIGTGFPVDFNIQVSSDKTNWTTVSNQVNYPNPASGGAQSFSFNAVSARYIKVEGTVLSKDDFQAYVMQLAEVEVYEVPVVQDNLALNKAVEASTSYIGSGWRPELAVDGIKVGSNTPTGDKGWTSQPVSTMPASEWIMIDLGYVDSTDKVVLWPRNDGGTNVGSGFPIDFTVKTSTDKVNWTTVATKTNYAAPTQGGAQSIALTSSYARYVKVEATKLSKDDFQKFVMQFAEIEVLQAISQLTDQEAVNVGHQWLTLSGTTNIYTNMNLPTFSLENTQVTWASSYPAYLRGDGKVMKRPAWNEGSLTVTLTATVKRGAASKTKEFPVTLKPYPNVAPEAPNTFKVAAFWPPTKDYVNAQQYDYLQEANVNFIEVVETGDLTSVEINDRMLDLAGERGMKVSVTNSEDLSSVSDHEVEEFVNHFKPHPATGGYFIRDEPVALKDFHDSARLYKKVKEMDPARLAHLNLLPGSDHWATWTGLVGASNIEYLTFDSYPFGINGMGQDFYYLLDRIRKIGLKNNYKTAGYLQSVGIDNRLIRPTPEIIRYEVYLNLAYGLKKLTWFTWWTPTGRGEPFTNAIITADGQKTDLFEPVKAMNKVMLKLGTTLLNLDAKDVYHYGQIPENTEQLPSSFYFQPVSAPNAGDDMVVTNFVHKDTGRRYVMVVNKSMTTSKNFTFAINSNTGINTVTEVSKETGAEVATNFNPATSQLSASFLPGEGRLYAMPETFIRYYPVQAEVSLLNNPTPDNLAFGKKAFGSSDTGVEWGWNAPFAIDGKRNSTPASYGWSNSLDLGVNHTEWITIDLGSTQEVGAVSLFPRADQGSAGTGFPVDYNIQVSNDNVNWTTVHSTQDYTEKPATRRNITFPAVNARYVKVEATELGKDNYNYFRIQLAEVEVYKDSSAFTNLRAKQLPSDLYVGSQSALSLGRLQPDGSLQAISGQATFSSSNPSVATVNAQGVVTGVAAGTATIAVTVPGVSGGTETKNFPVAVRQSAAPWSVAYIGGADGKVDLQPNGSYRIGASGSGIQQASEQFVYVNKTVSNSTPITLTSQIQSLRYAGSGAAGLNGKTGIMIRSASTTPQPASVLLSVNAEGRTELSYRNASGTITTIAGDYVNLPVELKLEKQGNTVTGYYKKGTAWVPIKTNAAQSSVTVSFTGTLTGGIASYSSVAGAFNDAIASIS